Sequence from the Hydrogenobacter hydrogenophilus genome:
TATGGGGATTATAAAAGACGGGCATACGAGAGGATACGATTGAGGGAATCTGGATGTGAAGCCTTGCTTTCCCCTCTTGTATCACATCTGCCACTTTAGTGCACCTTTCCTCCACGCGTACACAAAGCCTAAGGCAAGTATGAAGATAAACATAAGAGCTTCTACAAGTCCGTAAAACCCTATCTCTTTAAACACTACAGCCCAGGGAAAGAGAAAGGCCGCTTCTATATCAAAGAGTATAAGAAGAAGTCCCAAGAGGTAATAGCCTTGTTTGAAAGTACCACGAGCCTCTGGATCGTAGAGGGGAACACCACACTCATAAGGGTAGTCTTCCATACTTTCTTTTTTCTTAGGACCCAAAAGGTCGTTAAGGAAGGCAAAGGCAAAACCCACCGCTAAAGCTATTAGGAAAAAGATTAAAATACCCAAATACTCCATACTACACCTCCACAGACAGTAATTCTTCTACGAAAAGCTTTGCGTCAAAAGGTTGAAGGTCATCTATACCTTCACCCACACCTAAAAGCTTGACCGGAAGTTTTAGCTCCTGACATATGGGTATTATTGCTCCACCTTTGGCAGTCCCATCAAGCTTTGTAAGGACTATGCCCGTTATATTCAGAGCTTCCTTAAAAACCTTAGCCTGTGCTATGGAGTTCTGTCCTATTGTAGCATCTAAAACGAGTAAGGTTTCCGTAGGTTCCTCAGGGTAGAATTTATTTATTACAGACTTTATCTTTCTTAGTTCTCTTATGAGAGGCTCTTTGGTGTGAAGCCTTCCTGCAGTATCTATAAGTAGTAGATCGTAGTTATTCGCTTGACTCATGGCTTTGTATACCACCGAAGCTGGGTCTGCGCCTTCTTCCCCTTTTACTATATGTGCACCGCTCCTTTCTGCCCACACCTCAAGCTGTTCCACAGCGGCAGACCTAAAAGTGTCCGCTGCACATAAAAGTACCCTTTTGCCTTCCGAAGAGAACCTGTAGGCTAACTTTCCTATGGTAGTAGTCTTACCTGAACCGTTCACACCCAAGAAAAGGTAAACATTGGGTCTTCCTTCGTTAAACCTTATACTCCCTTCACAGTTGGAAAGCAATAGTAAAAACTTTTCTTTAAGGATATCCCTTAGACCATCAGATTCTTTTATGTTCCTTTTTATGGCTTCTTTTCTGAGTTCTTCAACTAAGTTTATGGCCGTTTTTGCCCCTACATCTGCCCTTATGAGGGTCTCTTCTAACTCTTCAAAAAGCTCATCGTCCACTTTTCTGCCTCTTAGTATGATGCCAAAAAGTGCCTTCTCCTTAGTCTTGTGTAAACCTTTCCTTATTTTATCAAGTAGGCTTTCCTTCTCCTGTGCTATAAGTCCCATCTCTTGCTTTATTTTGTTTATGACCTTTTCCAAATTTTCTTTTTCGTAAGGGGGTGAGAGCTTCATAGCCCTTTCAAAAACTTTTAGAGCGTCTTCTTTGTTGCCCATCTTGTAGAGGAGATTTCCTGCACTTCTT
This genomic interval carries:
- the ftsY gene encoding signal recognition particle-docking protein FtsY, producing MAFFWRRSQEEKLAEKGDKNAILRLIQQGKKEKAIEILERFKDDPQLLRLLYDLYMQEGKYYYAYQLIEHYDKSLGNAQERALIYEKVGENQKAIEEYLKIGSFESLRSAGNLLYKMGNKEDALKVFERAMKLSPPYEKENLEKVINKIKQEMGLIAQEKESLLDKIRKGLHKTKEKALFGIILRGRKVDDELFEELEETLIRADVGAKTAINLVEELRKEAIKRNIKESDGLRDILKEKFLLLLSNCEGSIRFNEGRPNVYLFLGVNGSGKTTTIGKLAYRFSSEGKRVLLCAADTFRSAAVEQLEVWAERSGAHIVKGEEGADPASVVYKAMSQANNYDLLLIDTAGRLHTKEPLIRELRKIKSVINKFYPEEPTETLLVLDATIGQNSIAQAKVFKEALNITGIVLTKLDGTAKGGAIIPICQELKLPVKLLGVGEGIDDLQPFDAKLFVEELLSVEV
- a CDS encoding NADH-quinone oxidoreductase subunit A, giving the protein MEYLGILIFFLIALAVGFAFAFLNDLLGPKKKESMEDYPYECGVPLYDPEARGTFKQGYYLLGLLLILFDIEAAFLFPWAVVFKEIGFYGLVEALMFIFILALGFVYAWRKGALKWQM